The Penicillium psychrofluorescens genome assembly, chromosome: 2 nucleotide sequence TCGATCAAGTGTAGTCGGCGGGACCTGGGAACAATAACTATCACTATTCAGAAAATTATTATTACAGTCGCATATTCGCGCAGAAACATGTAACCTGGAGGCCTGACGATGCGGACTCCGCTCGCATGGATATCCACAAACAGAACCAAGGGCAGCCGGGGTCCCGCTCAAAATCAACAAATGAAACGCCAAAAGAAACCAATATTTGCTCATCATGAGGTCACTCTTATGAACTCCATCAAGAGGGCCCTGGTTTGTATACTTCGCACGTTTAGCCGCATCGGGGCAAGGCTCCATGAAAAGACGGCACGCCGTGTCTTGGCATCTAAAGCCAATCGGTAGGGTTCCGCCGAGACAAATCCGTTGTTGCTTTCTATCCTGGGGCTAGTGTCTGGGCCGTGCTACCACGAGGCTACGCCCTTAGATAACCCAAAATGGACACTCGGTCGCTGTCCGCGGACACCGAGACTATATACAGTCAggcggccatggccaggCGCCGGTACCCGGCCCGTCCACGCTTATGTACACCGGACCAGATGCCCACTCGCGGCAGCCTACAGTTTCGCCTGGGCGTCCCCGTTCTGTAACACATAGCGGAATCGAGCCTTGCCGGCATGCATATCCACCAGTGCGGCGTTGATATCGGCCATGGGCCTCTTTTGGATCCAGGGTAAGACACGCTTCTCAGCGGCCAGCTGTAGCATAGCCCGGATATCGTCGGGGGACCCAATGTTTGATCCGGTGACCTTGACGCCATTCTGGATCAGCGAGAACGCCTTGAGCGGCGGAAGAGCGTCCTCGGGCGCGCCGACCTGGACGAAGGTGCCATTACGTTTCAGCAGACGCAGGTATGTGCCGAAAGGCATGCCAGGCCCGGACACGGTCGAGATAATAATATCCAACGACCGCGAGTGCTGCCTCCCCCAACCCTTGTCCTCGTCGGTGGCGATGAAGGCGTCCGCGCCGAGACCCTGCAGCGCATCGGTGCGCTTACTTGATGAGCGTGATATAGCCACGACACGGTCTGCGCCCAGAGCGCGCGCAAAAAGAATCCCCATATGGCCCAGTCCCCCGATTCCAACAATGCCGACCGTCTTCCCCGGGCCGGCGCCGTACTTGTGCAGCGGCGCAAAGACCG carries:
- a CDS encoding uncharacterized protein (ID:PFLUO_003489-T1.cds;~source:funannotate); the encoded protein is MSSPSSPPAKTFQGWVAHDATSPLTFTTFSPKPFTDIDVEIAVSHCGICGTDIHTLRSGWAPTDYPCVVGHEIVGTVERVGSGVATLASSTESRKIRVGDRVGIGAQSMSCLRPDCEACADSQESYCPRMTGTYNGRYSDKSKSYGGFATHWRGPAHFVFRIPDALPSAEAAPLLCGGVTVFAPLHKYGAGPGKTVGIVGIGGLGHMGILFARALGADRVVAISRSSSKRTDALQGLGADAFIATDEDKGWGRQHSRSLDIIISTVSGPGMPFGTYLRLLKRNGTFVQVGAPEDALPPLKAFSLIQNGVKVTGSNIGSPDDIRAMLQLAAEKRVLPWIQKRPMADINAALVDMHAGKARFRYVLQNGDAQAKL